A genomic region of Methanothermobacter sp. CaT2 contains the following coding sequences:
- a CDS encoding thiamine pyrophosphate-binding protein: protein MKMCAEVLAGILEEAGFTHIFGHPGEQILPLYEALRKSGLEHVLMRHEQGAVHAADGYARASGGPGVCVATGGPGALNLVMGVAAASTDSVPLIAMTGDLPRGGGPGRFQEVDLEAVFRPLTRMSMTPGSGDEASMMLADSISSLRRGLTGVIHINLPRDVLEEDACPPVGPSEVFRELSDMSRALELLGSARRPLILAGGGVIWGNAVGEFREFIENARIPVVTTYSARGVIPEDHPLCLGMTGTRGTPAANHAAGNCDVLLVLGARLSERTLAATGNPRVIHVNTDPSVLRGDVVLQMDVGDFLRELPELKGPEGWFKELAAYRRDNPPISELPPPGGDAFVTSAAVRGILDAAPDATIVNDAGSHTTWVTLHRRVLRERSLIFSGGFGPMGYGLPAAIGAKLADPSRDVIMIAGDGGFQMTIQELGTVAELELPITMCILNNKKLDVIRQWQEMNYGTSYSVELKNPDFIRLADAYGIGAERILRVEDVSGAVERALESGEPRLLEFMVEGEDIPLPGVRP, encoded by the coding sequence ATGAAGATGTGTGCGGAGGTCCTTGCAGGGATCCTGGAGGAAGCTGGTTTCACCCATATCTTCGGGCACCCGGGTGAACAGATACTGCCACTCTATGAGGCCCTCAGAAAATCCGGGCTTGAACATGTTCTCATGAGACACGAACAGGGCGCCGTCCACGCCGCAGATGGCTACGCCCGGGCCTCTGGAGGACCGGGGGTCTGTGTTGCCACCGGAGGACCTGGCGCCCTTAATCTTGTGATGGGTGTGGCTGCAGCCAGCACAGATTCCGTACCCCTCATTGCCATGACCGGTGACCTGCCACGGGGTGGGGGCCCCGGCAGGTTCCAGGAGGTTGACCTTGAGGCGGTTTTCAGGCCCCTTACAAGGATGAGCATGACCCCGGGGAGTGGTGATGAGGCCTCCATGATGCTGGCTGACTCCATAAGCTCCCTCAGGAGGGGGCTTACCGGTGTCATACACATAAACCTGCCAAGGGACGTCCTTGAAGAGGATGCATGCCCCCCTGTGGGGCCATCTGAAGTGTTTAGGGAGCTTTCAGACATGAGCAGAGCGCTGGAACTTCTGGGATCCGCGAGAAGGCCCCTTATACTTGCAGGTGGTGGTGTAATCTGGGGGAACGCCGTTGGGGAGTTCAGGGAATTCATAGAGAATGCCAGGATCCCGGTGGTGACCACCTACAGTGCAAGGGGTGTTATACCCGAGGACCATCCACTCTGTCTGGGAATGACCGGTACCCGGGGGACCCCGGCAGCTAACCATGCTGCAGGGAACTGCGACGTTCTCCTGGTCCTCGGGGCGAGGCTCTCAGAGAGGACCCTGGCAGCCACAGGAAATCCCCGAGTAATACACGTCAACACTGACCCCTCTGTACTGAGGGGCGATGTTGTGCTTCAGATGGATGTGGGGGATTTCCTGAGGGAACTGCCTGAATTAAAAGGACCGGAGGGGTGGTTTAAGGAACTTGCAGCCTATCGGAGGGATAACCCGCCCATCAGTGAGTTACCGCCCCCCGGTGGGGATGCATTTGTAACATCAGCTGCTGTGAGGGGTATTCTTGATGCAGCCCCCGATGCCACCATAGTCAACGATGCCGGTAGCCACACCACCTGGGTGACCCTCCACCGGCGGGTTCTCCGTGAGAGGTCCCTCATATTCTCCGGTGGCTTCGGGCCCATGGGTTACGGTCTCCCGGCGGCCATCGGTGCAAAGCTTGCAGACCCATCCAGGGATGTCATCATGATAGCGGGTGACGGCGGATTTCAGATGACTATCCAGGAACTTGGCACCGTTGCTGAGCTGGAGCTGCCCATCACCATGTGCATCCTGAATAACAAGAAGCTCGATGTTATAAGGCAGTGGCAGGAGATGAACTACGGCACCAGTTACTCTGTTGAACTGAAGAACCCTGATTTCATTAGACTTGCAGATGCCTACGGTATAGGTGCGGAGAGGATCCTCAGGGTGGAAGATGTCTCAGGTGCCGTGGAGAGGGCCCTTGAGTCAGGTGAACCCCGCCTCCTGGAGTTCATGGTTGAAGGGGAGGACATACCACTTCCCGGGGTCAGGCCCTGA
- a CDS encoding deoxyuridine 5'-triphosphate nucleotidohydrolase — MIGEQLLKKLFPDFEELVQPAGIDLRVDKVYRQMGPGSLIDDEKNLPPLEMLEPPIYRLEPGKAYLASVDRMIEIPEGYAMLYLPRSTLLRSFVSVQTAVGDPGFRGTLQFLLHNHGEYEYTLKRGERIVQAVVFPVEGSGKYSGSYQE, encoded by the coding sequence ATGATTGGAGAACAGCTCTTAAAGAAACTTTTTCCGGACTTTGAGGAACTTGTCCAGCCAGCTGGAATTGACCTGAGGGTTGATAAGGTTTACAGACAGATGGGACCCGGGTCACTGATTGATGATGAGAAGAACCTTCCACCCCTCGAAATGCTTGAGCCGCCCATCTACAGACTTGAACCCGGCAAAGCTTACCTTGCAAGTGTTGACAGGATGATAGAGATACCTGAGGGATATGCAATGCTCTACCTGCCAAGGTCAACCCTCCTGAGGTCCTTTGTATCCGTTCAAACCGCCGTGGGAGATCCTGGTTTCAGGGGTACCCTCCAGTTCCTTTTACATAATCATGGGGAATATGAGTATACACTAAAGAGGGGTGAAAGGATAGTACAGGCCGTGGTATTCCCGGTGGAGGGATCAGGAAAGTACAGTGGAAGCTACCAAGAATGA
- the ftsY gene encoding signal recognition particle-docking protein FtsY: MFESLKKKFSETVGKITEKVSSGQEPRSEEDKSEDRGPEPIPEGKPEEEVRTEEPDDTSSEEPAPGAGEGGSGFLSFFREKRITEKDVDDVLWDLEMALLESDVALEVAEKITTELKEELVGRKVKRSTEISEYTMEALKKAVKDVLSVDGVDLPQLVEKKKPLVIMFVGINGTGKTTTIAKVARYFMKKGLEPVIAAADTFRAGAIEQIGQHADKLGVKLISHRKGADPAAVAFDAVSHAKAQGKDVVLIDTAGRMQTNVNLMDEMAKIKRVVRPDLIVFVGDALTGNDAIEQAARFDEAVGIDAVILTKADADARGGAALSIGYMIKRPIIFMGIGQGYDDIMEFKPEWMIEQLFA, from the coding sequence GTGTTTGAGTCTCTGAAGAAAAAATTCAGTGAAACCGTTGGCAAGATCACCGAGAAGGTCTCATCAGGCCAGGAACCCCGGTCCGAAGAGGATAAGTCTGAGGATAGGGGTCCCGAGCCCATTCCAGAAGGTAAACCTGAAGAAGAGGTTAGAACTGAAGAACCAGATGATACAAGTTCAGAGGAGCCCGCTCCCGGTGCAGGGGAGGGGGGTTCAGGTTTCCTCTCATTTTTCAGGGAAAAAAGGATAACAGAAAAGGACGTGGATGATGTACTCTGGGACCTGGAAATGGCCCTCCTGGAAAGTGACGTGGCCCTTGAAGTGGCTGAAAAAATCACCACAGAGTTGAAGGAAGAACTGGTTGGAAGGAAGGTTAAAAGGAGCACCGAAATATCAGAATACACAATGGAAGCCCTTAAAAAGGCCGTTAAGGATGTTCTCAGCGTTGACGGTGTGGACCTCCCGCAGCTCGTGGAGAAGAAGAAACCCCTTGTTATAATGTTTGTTGGTATAAACGGGACCGGCAAGACAACCACCATAGCAAAGGTGGCCAGATACTTCATGAAAAAGGGCCTTGAGCCCGTGATAGCAGCTGCAGACACCTTCCGTGCCGGTGCAATAGAGCAGATAGGTCAGCACGCAGATAAACTCGGAGTCAAGCTAATAAGCCACCGCAAGGGAGCCGACCCCGCCGCCGTTGCCTTTGACGCGGTATCCCATGCAAAGGCCCAGGGAAAGGATGTCGTCCTCATAGACACCGCAGGGAGGATGCAGACCAACGTGAACCTCATGGACGAGATGGCCAAGATAAAGAGGGTCGTCAGGCCAGACCTCATAGTGTTTGTCGGTGATGCGCTGACAGGAAACGATGCCATTGAACAGGCAGCCCGATTTGATGAAGCCGTTGGCATAGACGCAGTTATACTGACAAAGGCTGATGCAGATGCGCGCGGAGGTGCAGCATTGTCCATAGGCTACATGATCAAAAGGCCCATAATATTCATGGGGATCGGGCAGGGCTACGATGACATAATGGAATTCAAACCAGAATGGATGATTGAACAGCTATTCGCATGA
- the rpl18a gene encoding 50S ribosomal protein L18Ae, with translation MKTKIFRVKGKFLMGDKLQPFTKELKAIREEEIYERLYSEFGSKHRVPRSKVKIEEIEEISPEEVQDPVVKALVQR, from the coding sequence ATGAAGACAAAGATATTTAGGGTTAAAGGAAAGTTCCTGATGGGTGATAAGCTTCAGCCATTCACAAAGGAGCTCAAGGCAATAAGGGAAGAGGAAATCTATGAGAGGCTCTACTCTGAATTCGGGAGCAAACACAGGGTTCCAAGGAGCAAAGTTAAAATAGAGGAGATAGAGGAGATATCACCTGAGGAGGTTCAGGACCCGGTGGTCAAGGCGCTGGTCCAGAGGTGA
- a CDS encoding archease — MKGFEFFDVTADAGFWAYGHDLEEVFENAALAMFEVMTDTSLVEAAEERRVEITSEDRVSLLYDWLDELLFIHDTEFILFSKFKVKIDEKDDGLHLTGTAMGEEIKESHERRDEVKAVTFHMMEILDEDGLIKARVILDL; from the coding sequence ATGAAAGGGTTTGAATTCTTTGATGTCACTGCAGATGCTGGATTCTGGGCCTATGGACATGACCTCGAGGAGGTCTTTGAGAACGCAGCCCTTGCAATGTTCGAGGTTATGACCGACACCTCACTGGTTGAGGCTGCTGAGGAGAGGAGAGTTGAAATCACATCAGAGGATAGGGTTTCGCTTCTCTATGACTGGCTGGATGAACTGCTCTTCATACATGACACTGAATTTATTTTATTCAGTAAATTCAAAGTTAAGATAGATGAGAAAGATGATGGCCTCCACCTCACCGGCACCGCCATGGGTGAAGAGATAAAGGAAAGCCATGAGCGGCGTGACGAGGTGAAGGCCGTGACATTCCATATGATGGAAATCCTGGATGAAGATGGGCTGATAAAGGCTAGGGTAATTCTGGACCTCTAA
- the cdc6-2 gene encoding ORC1-type DNA replication protein Cdc6-2, translating into MKGDKRRDIRDILLHDETLFRNMNAFDPDYVPENYRYRESQMEALAVCIRPALRNGRPVNAVILGSCATGKTTAIKKIFEMVESTSEGVVCCYINCQLHTTRFGIFSQIYSKIFGHQPPETGVPFSRIYQTIMQHLATEKRALVVALDDINHLFYSKNANKVLYDILRAHEVFEGVRTGVFAVLSDIEFRYALDKNVDSIFIPQEIVFPPYTREEVFNILRDRVRVGFYPGVISDELLERITDHTMDTGDLRYGIDLLRVCGNLAEADASPVIGEEHLERALKSTGPVNLIHTVRTLNENEREFLRILADAGEDMTAGALYELFRESTGSSYSSFNRIIEKLEFLRLIDTRLTGKGVRGNSRILIPRFSREDLRRCPGF; encoded by the coding sequence ATGAAAGGCGATAAGAGGCGCGATATAAGGGATATACTCCTGCATGATGAGACTCTCTTCAGGAACATGAACGCCTTTGACCCCGACTATGTTCCTGAGAACTACAGGTACAGGGAGTCCCAGATGGAGGCCCTTGCAGTGTGTATAAGGCCCGCCCTGAGGAATGGGAGGCCCGTCAATGCGGTTATACTGGGATCTTGTGCAACAGGTAAGACAACCGCCATCAAGAAGATATTTGAAATGGTTGAATCAACATCAGAGGGCGTTGTATGCTGCTACATAAACTGTCAGCTCCACACCACAAGATTCGGGATCTTTTCACAGATCTACAGCAAGATATTCGGGCACCAGCCCCCTGAAACCGGAGTACCATTCTCAAGGATATATCAGACCATAATGCAGCACCTTGCCACCGAGAAGAGGGCCCTGGTGGTTGCCCTTGATGACATCAACCACCTCTTCTACAGTAAAAATGCGAACAAGGTACTCTACGATATACTTAGGGCCCATGAAGTATTTGAGGGTGTGAGGACCGGGGTATTCGCTGTTCTCTCAGACATCGAGTTCAGGTACGCCCTTGATAAAAATGTTGACTCCATATTCATACCCCAGGAGATCGTATTCCCTCCCTACACCCGTGAGGAGGTGTTCAACATACTCAGGGATCGTGTCAGGGTCGGATTCTACCCGGGTGTCATTTCCGATGAGCTCCTTGAGAGGATAACTGACCATACAATGGATACCGGGGATCTCCGCTACGGTATAGACCTCCTCAGGGTCTGTGGAAACCTTGCAGAGGCGGATGCATCGCCGGTGATAGGAGAGGAGCACCTTGAAAGGGCCCTGAAGAGCACAGGACCCGTGAATCTCATACACACGGTGCGAACCCTGAACGAAAATGAGAGGGAGTTTCTGAGGATACTTGCAGACGCCGGCGAGGATATGACAGCCGGGGCCCTCTACGAGCTCTTCAGGGAGAGCACAGGTTCAAGCTACTCATCCTTCAACAGGATCATTGAGAAACTGGAATTTTTAAGGTTGATTGACACAAGGCTCACCGGTAAGGGTGTTCGTGGTAACTCCCGGATTTTGATTCCACGTTTCAGCAGGGAGGACCTCCGAAGGTGCCCTGGCTTCTAA
- a CDS encoding alanine--glyoxylate aminotransferase family protein, which yields MDETLLMIPGPTRVAQRVLKAMSENIVNHRSALFGRILTETTEMMSDVFRTSNKSYLLTGSGTAAMEAAVANIIEPGDKILNVVGGKFGQRFAQIVEAFGGESITIDVEWGKAVNPDDIGYTLEENDDIKAVTVVHNETSTGVANPIREIGKIMDDYDALYIVDTVSSLGGDEVDVDAYGIDICVTGSQKCLAAPPGMAAITLSNDAWRVIEAVDNPRTYYLNLKKYRKSGDAEPPETPYTPAVSLIYAMHEALKVIMEEGLSNRIKRHKIAAEATRNAVKALDLELFPDEAVSSTTVTAVNLPEGVTDGELRGTMRNKYHVELAGGQDHLKGRIFRIGHMGNITHRELITTFSALEMTLRELGFEVEMGEAVAAVADTYLPEDL from the coding sequence ATGGATGAAACACTGCTTATGATCCCCGGGCCGACGAGGGTGGCCCAGAGAGTCCTTAAGGCAATGTCAGAGAACATTGTTAACCACAGGAGCGCCCTCTTTGGCAGGATCCTGACTGAAACGACTGAGATGATGTCCGATGTTTTCAGGACCAGCAATAAGTCTTACCTTCTGACGGGTTCAGGGACAGCTGCAATGGAAGCCGCAGTTGCAAACATTATAGAACCCGGCGATAAGATCCTGAATGTTGTTGGGGGTAAATTTGGTCAGAGGTTCGCCCAGATAGTGGAGGCCTTTGGAGGCGAATCCATCACCATAGACGTGGAGTGGGGTAAGGCCGTTAACCCCGATGACATTGGATACACCCTTGAGGAGAATGATGATATAAAGGCAGTCACAGTAGTCCACAATGAGACATCAACAGGTGTGGCTAACCCCATCAGGGAGATAGGGAAGATAATGGACGACTACGACGCCCTCTACATAGTTGACACGGTTTCATCCCTGGGAGGGGATGAGGTCGATGTTGATGCCTACGGCATAGACATCTGTGTTACAGGTTCCCAGAAGTGCCTTGCAGCACCCCCAGGTATGGCAGCCATAACCCTCAGCAACGACGCCTGGAGGGTCATTGAAGCTGTGGATAATCCCCGAACATACTACCTGAACCTCAAGAAGTACAGGAAGAGCGGTGACGCGGAGCCACCTGAGACACCATACACCCCTGCAGTTTCACTCATATACGCAATGCATGAGGCCCTCAAGGTTATAATGGAGGAGGGACTCAGCAACAGGATAAAGAGGCACAAGATAGCTGCAGAGGCCACAAGGAATGCGGTGAAGGCCCTCGACCTTGAACTGTTCCCTGATGAAGCAGTTTCATCAACAACGGTCACGGCTGTTAATCTCCCTGAGGGAGTTACAGATGGTGAACTGAGGGGGACAATGAGGAACAAGTACCATGTTGAGCTTGCAGGGGGACAGGACCACCTCAAGGGAAGGATATTCCGTATCGGTCACATGGGTAACATAACCCACAGGGAACTTATAACAACATTTTCAGCCCTTGAGATGACCCTCAGGGAGCTCGGATTTGAGGTTGAAATGGGAGAGGCTGTTGCAGCAGTCGCAGACACCTACCTCCCTGAGGACCTCTAA
- the pfdA gene encoding prefoldin subunit alpha, producing the protein MEDQQRLEEIVNQLNIYQSQAELIQQQMEAVRATISELEILEKTLSDIQGKDGSETLVPVGAGSFIKAELKDTSEVIMSVGAGVAIKKNFEDAMESIKSQKNELESTLQKMGENLRKITDIMMKLSPQAEELLKKVRGSGE; encoded by the coding sequence ATGGAAGACCAGCAGAGGCTCGAGGAGATAGTGAACCAGCTGAACATCTACCAGAGCCAGGCCGAACTCATACAGCAGCAGATGGAGGCCGTGAGGGCCACCATCAGTGAACTTGAAATCCTTGAGAAGACCCTCAGTGATATACAGGGAAAGGATGGCTCCGAGACCCTGGTACCTGTGGGTGCCGGCTCCTTCATAAAGGCAGAGCTCAAGGATACCAGTGAAGTTATAATGAGTGTCGGTGCAGGTGTAGCCATAAAGAAGAACTTTGAGGATGCAATGGAGAGCATTAAGTCCCAGAAGAATGAACTGGAGTCAACACTTCAGAAGATGGGTGAGAACCTGCGTAAGATAACAGACATCATGATGAAATTATCTCCTCAGGCAGAGGAACTCCTCAAAAAGGTAAGGGGAAGTGGAGAGTAA
- a CDS encoding 6-hydroxymethylpterin diphosphokinase MptE-like protein — translation MEVQVWLRWYTRILDDFGFDRRADEESASYLDAFLREHGCLRVDDIDVPSSDFIVFGAGPSLRSHLKRFRALDEPMTVISADGATTALLEEDVLPDIIVTDLDGKMEDIIEANRQGAVVVVHAHGNNLPALRRYLPLLQNIIGTTQSIPHGCLHNFGGFTDGDRAVFLAAALGAGRIVLAGMDFGEVVTRYSRPDMDSELGPADPVKRLKLEYASRLIDWLERNGDVMIEKW, via the coding sequence ATGGAAGTCCAGGTATGGCTCAGATGGTACACACGTATACTTGATGACTTTGGATTTGACAGGAGGGCTGATGAGGAGTCAGCATCATACCTCGACGCCTTCCTCAGGGAACACGGATGCCTGCGGGTTGATGACATTGATGTCCCATCCAGTGACTTCATTGTATTCGGGGCTGGACCATCACTCAGATCCCACCTCAAAAGGTTCAGGGCCCTTGATGAGCCCATGACAGTCATCTCGGCAGATGGTGCCACCACTGCACTCCTCGAGGAGGATGTGCTGCCTGACATAATAGTAACCGACCTCGATGGTAAGATGGAGGATATAATCGAGGCAAACCGGCAGGGGGCGGTGGTGGTGGTCCACGCCCATGGAAACAACCTCCCTGCCCTCAGGAGGTACCTCCCACTCCTCCAGAACATCATCGGGACAACCCAGAGCATCCCCCATGGCTGTCTCCACAATTTTGGTGGATTCACAGATGGTGACCGCGCTGTTTTCCTTGCCGCAGCCCTCGGCGCCGGTCGTATAGTGCTGGCAGGCATGGACTTCGGTGAGGTTGTGACAAGGTACTCAAGGCCTGATATGGACTCTGAGCTTGGACCGGCCGATCCCGTTAAAAGGCTCAAACTTGAGTACGCCAGCAGACTAATAGACTGGCTTGAGAGGAACGGGGATGTCATGATAGAGAAATGGTGA
- a CDS encoding GAF domain-containing protein — translation MGVRILLVEDEAITAMDLQRKLEFWGYDVVGVAYSGETAVELAQKHHPDLILMDIVLKGPLNGVDAAKEIRSLDIPVVFLSAHSEGSTMERAREVEPYGYLIKPFDEKELLFSIELAVQRHRSQLQTKKLNRNLRMLSDCNQAIVRINDPEKLLREVCRIIVEVGGYRMAWIGLAENDEERSVRPAAEYGFHEGYLDSVTIRWDDSIYGEGPTGRSIREGEPVIIRDTGEDPRFTPWRDRAVERGFMSVIGLPLTVKGETIGALTVYSGERDAFDEEEVKLLMELAGDVSFYIESREILKEMEER, via the coding sequence ATGGGTGTAAGGATACTCCTTGTAGAGGATGAGGCAATAACGGCGATGGATCTCCAGAGAAAGCTGGAGTTCTGGGGATATGATGTTGTGGGGGTTGCATACAGTGGTGAGACTGCAGTTGAACTTGCACAGAAGCACCACCCTGATCTAATTTTAATGGACATAGTCCTCAAGGGCCCCCTGAACGGTGTTGATGCTGCAAAAGAAATTCGTAGCCTTGACATACCTGTGGTTTTTCTATCAGCCCACTCAGAGGGCTCCACCATGGAGAGGGCCAGGGAAGTGGAACCCTACGGATACCTGATAAAGCCCTTTGATGAGAAGGAGCTCCTATTCAGCATTGAACTGGCGGTTCAGAGGCACCGGAGCCAGTTACAGACAAAAAAACTTAACCGTAACCTCAGAATGCTCAGCGACTGTAACCAGGCCATTGTAAGGATAAATGACCCTGAAAAACTTCTGAGAGAGGTATGCCGGATCATCGTCGAGGTCGGTGGTTACAGGATGGCCTGGATAGGCCTTGCAGAGAATGATGAGGAGAGGTCTGTGAGGCCCGCTGCAGAGTACGGATTCCATGAAGGCTACCTTGACTCAGTAACCATCAGGTGGGATGACAGCATATACGGGGAGGGCCCGACAGGAAGGTCAATAAGGGAAGGGGAACCCGTCATAATAAGGGACACCGGAGAGGATCCCAGATTCACCCCCTGGAGGGATAGGGCCGTTGAGAGGGGATTCATGTCAGTCATTGGTCTTCCCCTCACTGTTAAGGGTGAGACCATAGGAGCCCTCACGGTTTACTCGGGGGAGAGGGATGCCTTCGATGAGGAGGAAGTGAAACTTCTCATGGAACTTGCAGGGGATGTGTCATTCTACATTGAATCCCGTGAAATCCTGAAGGAGATGGAGGAGAGGTAG
- the acs gene encoding acetate--CoA ligase, whose product MRGQLDALLREERVFNPDEELAENSNIRAWMDARGIGGYDELLERASSDPEWFWDEMASELEWFRPYTRVLEWEPPHASWFTGGKFNITYSALDRHVMGPERNRVAYIWEGEDGSVRKLTYYDLYREVNRLANALKDMGVSRGDRVSIYLPMIPELPIAMLACARIGAVHSVVFSGFWAKAFRERAADAGAKVAITADAFYRRGKVIRLKETLDMVADEIPSLERVIVADRMGDDVSMVDGRDIYWSEAVEGMDDECPCQELDPEDPLFILYTSGTTGKPKGVVHTHGGYAVGVSSTYRFVFDVKDQDIWWCLADIGWITGHSYIVYAPLIEGATSVIYEGAPDHPDPGRIWSMVERYGVSILYTAPTTVRLFMKYGDKWPEKYDLRTLRILGSVGEPINPEAWMWYYRTVGGGRCPIMDTWWQTETGMHIITPLPVTPLKPGSAGKPFPTVIADVVDDEGRSLRGSGGHLVIKTPWPAMFRTLFREPERYVDAYWSTFPGIYLSGDVARIDEDGYFWIQGREDDVLNVAGHRISTAEVESALVSHPDVVEAAVVGKPDILRGEEIAAFVTLRDKVEPTPRLKGVLREHVRREIGPIASPSYIEFVEDLPKTRSGKIMRRVIKAIVRGEDVGDVSTLSNPESVSMLEDRVRTF is encoded by the coding sequence ATGAGAGGACAGCTTGATGCTCTGCTCAGGGAGGAAAGGGTTTTTAATCCAGACGAGGAACTTGCAGAAAACAGCAATATAAGGGCCTGGATGGACGCCAGGGGTATTGGGGGTTATGATGAGCTCCTTGAGAGGGCCAGCTCTGACCCTGAGTGGTTCTGGGATGAGATGGCATCTGAACTTGAATGGTTCAGACCCTACACCAGGGTCCTTGAATGGGAACCACCCCATGCCAGCTGGTTCACAGGCGGAAAATTCAACATCACATACAGTGCCCTTGACAGGCATGTTATGGGTCCTGAGAGAAACAGGGTGGCATATATATGGGAGGGTGAGGATGGTAGCGTCCGGAAGCTCACCTACTATGACCTCTACAGGGAGGTTAACCGCCTGGCCAATGCCCTTAAGGATATGGGTGTCTCAAGGGGGGACCGCGTCAGCATATACCTCCCCATGATACCGGAACTCCCCATAGCCATGCTCGCCTGTGCACGTATAGGTGCAGTCCACAGTGTAGTGTTCAGCGGCTTCTGGGCCAAGGCCTTCAGGGAGAGGGCTGCAGATGCCGGGGCAAAGGTTGCGATCACTGCAGACGCATTCTACCGCAGGGGTAAGGTAATAAGACTCAAGGAAACCCTTGATATGGTCGCAGATGAGATCCCCTCCCTTGAGAGGGTCATAGTGGCGGACCGCATGGGGGATGATGTCAGCATGGTGGATGGGAGGGATATCTACTGGAGCGAGGCTGTTGAGGGCATGGACGATGAATGTCCCTGCCAGGAGCTTGACCCTGAGGATCCCCTCTTCATACTCTACACCTCCGGCACGACGGGTAAACCAAAGGGTGTTGTGCACACCCATGGGGGCTACGCCGTGGGTGTGAGCTCCACCTACAGGTTCGTCTTCGATGTTAAGGACCAGGACATATGGTGGTGTCTGGCTGACATAGGATGGATAACGGGTCACAGCTACATAGTCTACGCCCCCCTCATTGAGGGTGCAACCTCGGTCATCTATGAGGGTGCACCTGACCACCCGGATCCTGGAAGGATATGGAGCATGGTTGAGAGGTACGGTGTAAGCATCCTCTACACAGCACCCACGACGGTGAGGCTCTTCATGAAATATGGGGACAAGTGGCCTGAGAAGTATGACCTCAGAACACTCAGAATACTGGGGTCCGTTGGGGAACCCATAAACCCTGAGGCCTGGATGTGGTACTACCGGACCGTTGGTGGTGGCAGATGCCCCATCATGGATACCTGGTGGCAGACAGAGACCGGGATGCACATAATAACACCCCTCCCTGTGACACCCCTGAAGCCGGGTTCCGCAGGAAAACCATTCCCCACGGTAATAGCCGACGTTGTGGATGATGAGGGGAGGAGTCTGCGTGGAAGCGGAGGCCACCTTGTGATAAAAACACCGTGGCCTGCAATGTTCAGGACCCTCTTCAGGGAGCCTGAGAGGTATGTGGATGCCTACTGGAGCACATTTCCGGGCATCTACCTCAGCGGTGATGTTGCAAGGATAGATGAGGATGGTTACTTCTGGATCCAGGGCAGGGAGGACGATGTCCTCAACGTTGCAGGGCACAGGATAAGCACTGCAGAGGTTGAATCAGCCCTTGTGAGCCATCCTGATGTTGTTGAGGCTGCGGTGGTTGGAAAACCTGACATCCTCAGGGGAGAGGAGATAGCGGCCTTCGTTACTCTGAGGGATAAAGTGGAGCCCACACCCCGCCTCAAGGGTGTTCTGCGTGAACATGTGCGGAGGGAGATAGGTCCCATTGCAAGTCCCAGTTACATAGAGTTCGTTGAGGACCTTCCAAAGACAAGGTCAGGTAAGATAATGAGGAGGGTGATAAAGGCCATTGTGAGGGGTGAGGATGTGGGTGATGTCAGCACCCTCTCAAACCCGGAATCAGTGAGTATGCTGGAGGACAGGGTCCGTACATTCTGA
- the dmpI gene encoding 4-oxalocrotonate tautomerase DmpI produces MPVIQINCNELTREKKRELVKRITEVSSEIMGLPESTITVLIREFPPEDVGVGGSLLCDRE; encoded by the coding sequence TTGCCTGTTATCCAGATAAACTGCAATGAACTGACAAGGGAAAAGAAAAGGGAACTCGTAAAGCGTATCACAGAGGTCTCAAGCGAAATTATGGGCCTCCCGGAGTCAACAATAACGGTTCTTATAAGGGAGTTCCCACCGGAGGATGTGGGGGTTGGAGGTTCACTCCTCTGTGACAGGGAGTGA